The Labrus mixtus chromosome 16, fLabMix1.1, whole genome shotgun sequence genome window below encodes:
- the tdp2b gene encoding tyrosyl-DNA phosphodiesterase 2 isoform X2: MNVINVKQTCVYFEPEAVAFIYLSGGNSKRALNSFFEADMEKVFEEDFPESESSPKKKKQKAEAKPPAECVDLTGDSPASARKPSEEDENKLSLISWNVDGLDTDNLAERARGLCSFLVLYTPDVVFLQELIPPYIQYLRKRAVSYLIIEAGEEGYFTGMMLKKSRVKLIESEIVSYPTTQMMRNLLVAQVTFKGQTLCLMTSHFESCKGHAQERMKQLRVVMQRMREAPDDVTVLFGGDTNLRDTEVAKVGLPSMVCDVWERLGKQEHCRYTWDTKANSNKTVPYISRCRFDRIYFRPASKDGVPRLAPDHMALVGLDKLDCGRYTSDHWGIYCSFSTE; encoded by the exons ATGAATGTGATCAATGTCAAACAAACTTGTGTTTACTTCGAACCGGAAGCTGTTGCGTTCATATATCTGTCCGGAGGAAACTCAAAG AGAGCTCTGAACTCATTCTTCGAGGCTGACATGGAAAAAGTATTTGAAGAAGATTTCCCAGAGAGCGAGTCAAGTCccaagaaaaagaagcagaaggcTGAGGCGAAACCTCCAGCAGAATG TGTAGATTTAACTGGAGACAGTCCAGCCTCTGCACGGAAACCCTCAGAAGAAGATGAGAACAAGCTGTCTCTGATCTCCTGGAACGTGGATGGACTCGATACAGACAACCTTGCAGAGCGTGCCAGAGGCCTTTGCTCCTTCTTAGTCTT ATATACTCCTGATGTGGTGTTCCTTCAGGAGCTCATTCCTCCTTACATCCAGTATTTGAGGAAACGGGCAGTCAGCTACCTAATCATTGAAG CTGGTGAAGAAGGTTACTTCACTGGGATGATGCTAAAGAAGTCACGAGTCAAATTAATCGAGAGCGAGATAGTATCTTACCCGACCACTCAGATGATGAGGAATCTGCTTGTAGCTCAG GTAACTTTCAAAGGCCAGACGCTGtgcctgatgacatcacattttGAGAGCTGTAAAGGCCACGCGCAGGAGCGGATGAAACAGCTGCGAGTTGTCAtgcagaggatgagagaggCGCCTGACGACGTCACAGTCCTGTTTGGAGGGGACACCAACCTGAGGGACACTGAG GTAGCGAAGGTCGGTCTGCCCTCGATGGTCTGCGACGTGTGGGAGCGTCTCGGAAAGCAGGAGCACTGCCGCTACACATGGGACACCAAAGCCAACAGCAACAAGACTGTTCCTTATATAAGTCGCTGTCGCTTTGATCGGATCTACTTCCGTCCTGCTAGCAAGGACGGGGTCCCTCGCCTGGCCCCTGACCACATGGCCCTGGTAGGACTGGACAAGCTGGACTGTGGACGCTACACCAGCGATCACTGGGGAATCTACTGTAGCTTCTCGACAGAATAA
- the tdp2b gene encoding tyrosyl-DNA phosphodiesterase 2 isoform X1: MASTSDPDRPTVSNVEENRARLCDEFAAVSGTDSAVAQCYLAENEWQMERALNSFFEADMEKVFEEDFPESESSPKKKKQKAEAKPPAECVDLTGDSPASARKPSEEDENKLSLISWNVDGLDTDNLAERARGLCSFLVLYTPDVVFLQELIPPYIQYLRKRAVSYLIIEAGEEGYFTGMMLKKSRVKLIESEIVSYPTTQMMRNLLVAQVTFKGQTLCLMTSHFESCKGHAQERMKQLRVVMQRMREAPDDVTVLFGGDTNLRDTEVAKVGLPSMVCDVWERLGKQEHCRYTWDTKANSNKTVPYISRCRFDRIYFRPASKDGVPRLAPDHMALVGLDKLDCGRYTSDHWGIYCSFSTE, from the exons ATGGCCTCTACGTCCGACCCCGACAGACCGACAGTTTCTAATGTGGAAGAAAACAGAGCTCGTCTCTGCGATGAGTTTGCTGCAGTATCAGGAACCGACAGCGCTGTGGCTCAGTGCTACCTGGCTGAGAATGAGTGGCAGATGGAG AGAGCTCTGAACTCATTCTTCGAGGCTGACATGGAAAAAGTATTTGAAGAAGATTTCCCAGAGAGCGAGTCAAGTCccaagaaaaagaagcagaaggcTGAGGCGAAACCTCCAGCAGAATG TGTAGATTTAACTGGAGACAGTCCAGCCTCTGCACGGAAACCCTCAGAAGAAGATGAGAACAAGCTGTCTCTGATCTCCTGGAACGTGGATGGACTCGATACAGACAACCTTGCAGAGCGTGCCAGAGGCCTTTGCTCCTTCTTAGTCTT ATATACTCCTGATGTGGTGTTCCTTCAGGAGCTCATTCCTCCTTACATCCAGTATTTGAGGAAACGGGCAGTCAGCTACCTAATCATTGAAG CTGGTGAAGAAGGTTACTTCACTGGGATGATGCTAAAGAAGTCACGAGTCAAATTAATCGAGAGCGAGATAGTATCTTACCCGACCACTCAGATGATGAGGAATCTGCTTGTAGCTCAG GTAACTTTCAAAGGCCAGACGCTGtgcctgatgacatcacattttGAGAGCTGTAAAGGCCACGCGCAGGAGCGGATGAAACAGCTGCGAGTTGTCAtgcagaggatgagagaggCGCCTGACGACGTCACAGTCCTGTTTGGAGGGGACACCAACCTGAGGGACACTGAG GTAGCGAAGGTCGGTCTGCCCTCGATGGTCTGCGACGTGTGGGAGCGTCTCGGAAAGCAGGAGCACTGCCGCTACACATGGGACACCAAAGCCAACAGCAACAAGACTGTTCCTTATATAAGTCGCTGTCGCTTTGATCGGATCTACTTCCGTCCTGCTAGCAAGGACGGGGTCCCTCGCCTGGCCCCTGACCACATGGCCCTGGTAGGACTGGACAAGCTGGACTGTGGACGCTACACCAGCGATCACTGGGGAATCTACTGTAGCTTCTCGACAGAATAA
- the tdp2b gene encoding tyrosyl-DNA phosphodiesterase 2 isoform X3 — MEKVFEEDFPESESSPKKKKQKAEAKPPAECVDLTGDSPASARKPSEEDENKLSLISWNVDGLDTDNLAERARGLCSFLVLYTPDVVFLQELIPPYIQYLRKRAVSYLIIEAGEEGYFTGMMLKKSRVKLIESEIVSYPTTQMMRNLLVAQVTFKGQTLCLMTSHFESCKGHAQERMKQLRVVMQRMREAPDDVTVLFGGDTNLRDTEVAKVGLPSMVCDVWERLGKQEHCRYTWDTKANSNKTVPYISRCRFDRIYFRPASKDGVPRLAPDHMALVGLDKLDCGRYTSDHWGIYCSFSTE, encoded by the exons ATGGAAAAAGTATTTGAAGAAGATTTCCCAGAGAGCGAGTCAAGTCccaagaaaaagaagcagaaggcTGAGGCGAAACCTCCAGCAGAATG TGTAGATTTAACTGGAGACAGTCCAGCCTCTGCACGGAAACCCTCAGAAGAAGATGAGAACAAGCTGTCTCTGATCTCCTGGAACGTGGATGGACTCGATACAGACAACCTTGCAGAGCGTGCCAGAGGCCTTTGCTCCTTCTTAGTCTT ATATACTCCTGATGTGGTGTTCCTTCAGGAGCTCATTCCTCCTTACATCCAGTATTTGAGGAAACGGGCAGTCAGCTACCTAATCATTGAAG CTGGTGAAGAAGGTTACTTCACTGGGATGATGCTAAAGAAGTCACGAGTCAAATTAATCGAGAGCGAGATAGTATCTTACCCGACCACTCAGATGATGAGGAATCTGCTTGTAGCTCAG GTAACTTTCAAAGGCCAGACGCTGtgcctgatgacatcacattttGAGAGCTGTAAAGGCCACGCGCAGGAGCGGATGAAACAGCTGCGAGTTGTCAtgcagaggatgagagaggCGCCTGACGACGTCACAGTCCTGTTTGGAGGGGACACCAACCTGAGGGACACTGAG GTAGCGAAGGTCGGTCTGCCCTCGATGGTCTGCGACGTGTGGGAGCGTCTCGGAAAGCAGGAGCACTGCCGCTACACATGGGACACCAAAGCCAACAGCAACAAGACTGTTCCTTATATAAGTCGCTGTCGCTTTGATCGGATCTACTTCCGTCCTGCTAGCAAGGACGGGGTCCCTCGCCTGGCCCCTGACCACATGGCCCTGGTAGGACTGGACAAGCTGGACTGTGGACGCTACACCAGCGATCACTGGGGAATCTACTGTAGCTTCTCGACAGAATAA
- the acot13 gene encoding acyl-coenzyme A thioesterase 13 has protein sequence MASMPLNSLKQLVKAMLDTPGFDRVLSKVNILSASPGKLVCEMRVEEEHTNRGGTLHGGLTATLVDVISTVAILNTERAAPGVSVDMNITYMSAAKIGEDVLITAQVLKQGRTLAFASVDLTNKATGKIIAQGRHTKHLGSS, from the exons ATGGCTTCAATGCCTTTAAATTCGTTGAAGCAATTGGTGAAAGCAATGTTGGATACTCCGGGCTTTGACAGAGTACTTAGCAAG GTGAACATTTTGTCTGCAAGCCCAGGTAAGCTGGTGTGTGAAATGCGGGTAGAGGAGGAACACACTAACCGTGGAGGGACGCTGCACGGCGGGTTGACAGCCACCCTGGTCGACGTCATCTCCACGGTGGCGATCCTGAACACGGAGAGAGCTGCACCCGGAGTCAGCGTGGATATGAACATAAC GTATATGAGCGCTGCCAAGATTGGAGAGGACGTACTGATCACTGCTCAGGTTCTGAAGCAAGGACGGACACTGGCGTTTGCATCTGTAGACCTCACCAACAAGGCCACTGGGAAGATCATAGCACAAGGAAGACACACCAAACACCTCGGCAGCAGCTAA
- the c16h6orf62 gene encoding uncharacterized protein C6orf62 homolog → MGDPTSRRNQTRNRLRAQLRKKRESLADQFDFKIYIAFVFKEKKKKSALFEVSEVVPVMTNNYEENILRGVRDSSYSLESSIELLQKDVVQLHAPRYQSMRRDVIGCTQEMDFILWPRNDIEKIVCLLFSRWKGADDEPFRPVQAKFEFHHGDYEKQCLHALGRKDKAGMVMNNPTQSVFLFMDRQHLQTPKTKATVFKLCSLCLYLPQDQLTCWGVGDIEDHLRPYMPD, encoded by the exons ATGGGGGACCCAACTTCACGAAGAAATCAGACAAGAAATCGACTTCGAGCTCAACTTCGGAAGAAAAGGGAGTCTTTGGCTGATCAGTTTGACTTCAAGATTTATATAGCCTTCGTTTTCAAAGAAAAG aagaagaagtctgcACTTTTTGAGGTGTCAGAGGTGGTGCCAGTGATGACCAACAATTATGAAGAGAACATCCTACGAGGTGTGCGGGACTCCAGCTACTCACTCGAGAGCTCAATAGAACTCCTGCAAAAAGATGTTGTGCAACTACACGCCCCCCGATACCAGTCAATGCGAAGG GATGTGATAGGCTGCACACAGGAGATGGACTTCATCCTTTGGCCACGCAACGACATTGAGAAGAttgtgtgtctgcttttctCCAGATGGAAGGGGGCCGATGATGAACCCTTTAGGCCTGTTCAG GCCAAGTTTGAATTTCATCATGGAGACTATGAGAAGCAGTGCTTGCATGCTTTGGGTCGTAAAGACAAGGCTGGAATGGTCATGAACAACCCAACTcagtctgtatttctcttcatggATAGACAGCACTTACAG ACTCCTAAAACCAAGGCCACAGTTTTCAAGTTGTGCAGCCTCTGCCTGTACTTGCCCCAGGACCAGCTGACCTGCTGGGGTGTGGGAGACATCGAGGATCACCTCCGCCCATACATGCCTGATTAG